One window from the genome of Thermococcus siculi encodes:
- a CDS encoding 50S ribosomal protein L18, whose amino-acid sequence MAHGPRYRVPFRRRREGKTNYHKRLALLKSGKPRLVVRKTLNHHVAQIVVYDPKGDKTIVSAHTRELMRDFGWKGHGGNTPSAYLLGLLIGYKAKKAGIEEAILDIGLHPPTRGSSIFAVLKGAVDAGLNVPHSEEIYPEDYRITGEHVANYAKALKEEDEALYRKQFGGYLVRGLEPEKLPEHFEEVKAKIIEKFEGARE is encoded by the coding sequence ATGGCACACGGACCGAGGTATAGGGTTCCGTTCAGAAGGAGGAGAGAGGGTAAGACTAACTATCACAAGAGGCTCGCTCTCCTCAAGTCTGGCAAGCCCAGGCTTGTTGTGAGGAAGACCCTCAACCACCACGTTGCTCAGATAGTCGTCTACGACCCGAAGGGCGATAAAACGATAGTCTCGGCCCACACTAGGGAGCTTATGAGGGACTTCGGCTGGAAGGGCCACGGCGGAAACACTCCGAGTGCCTACCTGCTCGGTCTCCTCATCGGCTACAAGGCCAAGAAGGCCGGCATCGAGGAGGCTATCCTCGACATAGGCCTCCACCCGCCCACCAGGGGTTCGAGCATATTCGCCGTCCTCAAGGGTGCCGTTGACGCTGGACTCAACGTCCCGCACAGCGAGGAGATCTATCCAGAGGACTACAGGATAACCGGCGAGCACGTGGCGAACTACGCCAAGGCCCTCAAGGAAGAAGATGAGGCCCTCTACAGGAAGCAGTTCGGTGGGTATCTCGTCAGGGGCCTCGAGCCGGAGAAGCTCCCGGAGCACTTTGAAGAGGTTAAGGCCAAGATAATCGAGAAGTTTGAGGGGGCGAGAGAATGA
- the rpsE gene encoding 30S ribosomal protein S5 translates to MSDPREMAQRVLEEWEPRTKLGMLVKEGQITDIHEIFRKGYQIKEPEIVDVLLPEVNLRENQEVLDIALTVRMTDSGRRIRFRVLAAVGNRDGYVGLGIGHGKEVGIAIRKAINYAKMNIIEIKRGCGSWECRCRRPHSIPFAVEGKEGSVRVKLMPGPRGLGLVIGDVGKKILSLAGVQDVWSQTLGETRTTVNFAKAVFNALYNTNSVAVKPEDIERYGIVVGREMSANFQVE, encoded by the coding sequence ATGAGCGACCCGAGAGAGATGGCCCAGCGCGTTCTTGAGGAGTGGGAGCCGAGGACCAAGCTCGGCATGCTCGTCAAGGAGGGGCAGATAACTGACATTCACGAGATATTCCGCAAGGGTTACCAGATCAAGGAGCCGGAGATCGTCGACGTCCTCCTTCCGGAGGTCAACCTCAGGGAGAACCAGGAGGTACTGGACATAGCCCTCACCGTCAGGATGACCGACAGCGGCAGGAGGATCCGTTTCAGGGTTCTCGCGGCCGTGGGCAACAGGGACGGCTACGTCGGCCTCGGAATCGGCCACGGCAAGGAAGTTGGAATAGCCATCAGGAAGGCCATCAACTACGCCAAGATGAACATCATCGAGATCAAGCGCGGCTGTGGAAGCTGGGAGTGCAGGTGCAGGAGGCCGCACTCAATCCCCTTCGCCGTCGAGGGCAAGGAGGGAAGCGTCAGGGTCAAGCTCATGCCGGGACCGCGTGGCCTTGGGCTGGTCATCGGTGACGTCGGCAAGAAGATACTCAGCCTCGCCGGCGTTCAGGACGTCTGGTCCCAGACCCTCGGTGAGACGAGGACCACCGTCAACTTCGCCAAGGCGGTCTTCAACGCACTCTACAACACCAACAGCGTTGCCGTCAAGCCCGAGGACATCGAGCGCTACGGCATAGTCGTTGGAAGGGAGATGTCAGCGAACTTCCAGGTTGAGTGA
- a CDS encoding 50S ribosomal protein L30 — protein MAKLALIRLRSGIRAKGDVRDTLAMLRLHRINHLVLVDDTPSYKGMVQKVKDYITWGEIDKETLAALIRKRGRLIGNKPITDEYVKEKLGMTIEEFAEKVVNGEMKLTDLPNIKPVFRLHPPRGGLKGGKKRSFKEGGALGYRGEKINELIERML, from the coding sequence ATGGCAAAGCTCGCACTCATCAGGCTTAGGAGCGGGATAAGGGCGAAGGGAGATGTGAGGGACACCCTCGCCATGCTCCGCCTCCACAGGATAAACCACCTCGTCCTCGTCGACGACACCCCGAGCTACAAGGGTATGGTTCAGAAGGTCAAGGACTACATAACCTGGGGCGAGATAGACAAGGAGACCCTCGCGGCTCTCATAAGGAAGCGCGGCAGGCTCATAGGCAACAAGCCTATAACCGACGAGTACGTCAAGGAGAAGCTCGGCATGACCATCGAGGAGTTCGCGGAGAAGGTCGTCAACGGCGAGATGAAGCTCACCGACCTGCCGAACATCAAGCCCGTCTTCAGGCTCCACCCGCCGAGGGGAGGCCTCAAGGGCGGCAAGAAGCGCAGCTTCAAGGAAGGCGGAGCGCTCGGCTACCGCGGCGAGAAGATAAACGAGCTAATTGAGAGAATGCTCTGA
- a CDS encoding uL15m family ribosomal protein has protein sequence MIRRKRKVRKLRGSHTHGWGCKKKHRGGGSKGGKGMAGTGKRKNTKWTWTIKYAPDHLGKRGFHRPKAVQYTPQTINLSDIDENIQLFLDMGVAYEEEGKVVVDTTQLGVDKVLGTGRLTRPLVIKAYYVTPKAEEKIKAAGGEVLLA, from the coding sequence ATGATAAGGAGAAAGAGGAAGGTTAGGAAGCTCCGCGGAAGTCACACTCACGGATGGGGCTGCAAGAAGAAGCACCGCGGCGGTGGAAGCAAGGGCGGTAAGGGAATGGCCGGAACCGGAAAGAGGAAGAACACCAAGTGGACCTGGACCATCAAGTACGCCCCCGACCACCTTGGCAAGAGGGGCTTCCACAGGCCGAAGGCAGTCCAGTACACTCCCCAGACCATAAACCTCAGCGACATTGACGAGAACATCCAGCTCTTCCTCGACATGGGCGTCGCCTATGAGGAGGAGGGGAAGGTCGTCGTCGACACCACCCAGCTCGGCGTCGACAAGGTTCTCGGAACCGGCAGGCTCACCAGGCCTCTCGTTATCAAGGCCTACTACGTCACCCCGAAGGCAGAGGAGAAGATTAAGGCTGCTGGCGGCGAGGTTCTCCTCGCCTGA
- the secY gene encoding preprotein translocase subunit SecY: MGFRNVVFAIERYFPEVERPKRHVPLKEKFLWTAVVLLLYFVLAEIPLYGIPSQIQDYFATLRFVLAGRSGSLLTLGIGPIVTASIIMQLLVGSEIVHLDLSDHEDRRFYQAAQKLFAVFMSFFEAAIYVFAGAFGRVDTSLAPFQTITTPAGDIYIGLGLGILIILQLGFASTMLILLDELVSKWGIGSGISLFIAAGVSQTVIVKSLNPFTTPEYIDPVTGGPAIIGAIPAFIQHLIHGDLTGALYRGSLPDMMDVMATIVVFLVVVYIEGMRVEIPLSYGRVTVRGRYPIRFMYVSNIPIILTFALYANIQLWARLLNNFGITWLGTFDENGNPLTGLVTYLYPPRDIYHVIADPGRALVYALMTIFWSIIFGFLWVELTGLDAKSIARQLQSAGLQIPGFRRDPRILERVLNRYIPYVTFWGSFTLALVAVLADFLGALGTGTGILLTVGILYRFYEEIAREQATEMFPALRKFFTK, translated from the coding sequence ATGGGGTTCCGGAACGTAGTGTTCGCTATAGAAAGGTACTTCCCCGAAGTTGAACGGCCCAAGAGGCACGTCCCGCTCAAGGAAAAGTTCCTATGGACTGCCGTTGTTCTGCTGCTGTACTTCGTACTCGCGGAGATTCCCCTCTATGGAATTCCCTCCCAGATCCAGGACTACTTCGCCACCCTCAGGTTCGTCCTCGCCGGAAGGAGCGGCTCCCTGCTCACCCTTGGTATCGGTCCTATCGTCACCGCGAGCATCATCATGCAGCTTCTCGTCGGTTCTGAAATAGTTCACCTCGATCTCTCAGATCACGAGGATAGGAGGTTTTATCAGGCCGCCCAGAAGCTATTTGCGGTCTTCATGAGCTTCTTTGAGGCGGCCATCTACGTCTTTGCGGGTGCCTTTGGTAGGGTTGACACGAGTCTCGCCCCGTTCCAGACGATCACGACCCCTGCGGGGGACATTTACATCGGACTGGGCCTTGGAATACTCATCATACTCCAGCTCGGCTTTGCATCAACCATGCTTATACTGCTCGATGAGCTCGTCAGCAAGTGGGGCATCGGAAGCGGTATCAGTCTCTTCATCGCTGCGGGAGTTTCGCAGACCGTTATCGTCAAGTCCCTCAACCCGTTCACCACCCCTGAGTACATAGACCCGGTCACCGGTGGCCCCGCGATAATCGGTGCCATCCCTGCGTTCATTCAGCATCTCATCCACGGCGACCTCACGGGGGCCCTCTACAGGGGATCGCTCCCGGACATGATGGACGTCATGGCCACGATAGTCGTCTTCCTCGTCGTCGTCTACATCGAGGGCATGCGCGTTGAGATACCGCTTAGCTACGGCCGCGTTACCGTCCGTGGAAGGTACCCGATAAGGTTCATGTACGTGAGCAACATCCCGATAATCCTCACCTTCGCGCTCTACGCCAACATCCAGCTCTGGGCCAGGCTCCTCAACAACTTCGGCATAACATGGCTAGGAACCTTCGACGAGAATGGCAACCCGCTGACGGGTCTGGTTACTTACCTCTATCCGCCGAGGGACATCTACCACGTCATAGCGGATCCAGGAAGGGCGCTGGTCTACGCGCTGATGACGATCTTCTGGTCCATCATCTTCGGTTTCCTATGGGTTGAGCTGACGGGCCTCGATGCCAAGAGCATAGCCAGGCAGCTCCAGAGCGCGGGACTTCAGATACCAGGATTCAGGCGCGATCCCAGGATACTCGAGAGGGTGCTCAACAGGTACATACCCTACGTCACCTTCTGGGGATCGTTTACCCTAGCCCTCGTTGCAGTGCTTGCGGACTTCCTTGGTGCCCTGGGTACGGGAACGGGAATACTGCTTACGGTCGGTATCCTCTACAGGTTCTACGAGGAGATCGCCAGGGAGCAGGCCACCGAGATGTTCCCAGCGCTGAGGAAGTTCTTCACCAAGTGA
- a CDS encoding adenylate kinase, whose translation MPFVVMITGIPGVGKSTITRLALRKSRAKFRLVNFGDLMFEEAVKAGLVKHRDEMRKLDPNVQKELQMKAARRIVEMSQSEPILIDTHATIRTPVGYLLGFPREVIEVINPNFIVIIEATPSEILGRRLRDLKRDRDVETEEQIQRHQDLNRAAAVSYAMHSRALVKIIENHEDKGLEEAVHELVEVLDLAVGEYD comes from the coding sequence ATGCCGTTTGTGGTCATGATAACAGGGATTCCAGGGGTGGGAAAGAGCACTATTACCCGGCTGGCACTGAGGAAGTCCCGCGCCAAGTTCAGGCTGGTCAACTTCGGCGACCTGATGTTCGAGGAGGCTGTTAAGGCTGGACTTGTCAAGCATAGGGACGAGATGAGGAAACTTGACCCCAACGTTCAAAAGGAGCTTCAGATGAAAGCCGCGAGAAGGATAGTGGAGATGTCCCAGAGCGAGCCGATATTGATAGACACCCACGCGACCATCAGAACACCCGTGGGTTACTTGCTCGGCTTTCCCAGGGAGGTTATAGAGGTCATCAACCCCAACTTCATAGTCATCATCGAGGCGACCCCAAGCGAGATACTGGGAAGGCGCCTCCGTGACCTCAAGCGCGACAGGGACGTTGAAACCGAGGAGCAGATACAGAGGCACCAGGATCTCAACAGGGCCGCTGCCGTAAGCTACGCCATGCATTCCCGTGCCCTCGTTAAGATAATTGAGAACCACGAAGATAAGGGTCTGGAGGAGGCCGTTCACGAACTTGTTGAAGTACTAGACCTGGCGGTGGGAGAATATGATTGA
- a CDS encoding DUF106 domain-containing protein: MIEAINSFLDGIFGPLIQAYHPIVVVTIAGAILGAFFTLLNYALVDQSKVKMLQKKSKEFQKKYKEAQASKDEKKLKKLQQEQMELMKLQSEVMKDTMFKVTLLTLPIFWIFFGWLRRWYVEVGIVKSPFDFFVFDWFHRMYHSGLPPSELGYIGWDMMTSMIVGYILRKLLDMS, from the coding sequence ATGATTGAGGCGATAAATTCCTTCCTTGATGGTATATTCGGACCGCTCATACAGGCCTATCACCCGATAGTGGTGGTAACGATAGCCGGAGCCATACTCGGTGCGTTCTTCACCCTGCTGAACTACGCCCTTGTTGACCAGAGCAAGGTGAAGATGCTCCAGAAGAAGAGCAAGGAGTTCCAGAAGAAGTACAAAGAGGCCCAGGCATCCAAAGACGAGAAGAAGCTTAAAAAGCTCCAGCAGGAGCAGATGGAACTCATGAAGCTCCAGAGCGAGGTCATGAAGGACACCATGTTCAAGGTTACCCTCCTCACGCTGCCTATATTCTGGATATTCTTCGGCTGGCTGAGGAGGTGGTACGTCGAGGTCGGAATCGTTAAGTCCCCGTTCGACTTCTTCGTCTTCGACTGGTTCCACAGGATGTATCACTCCGGATTGCCGCCCAGCGAGCTCGGCTACATCGGCTGGGACATGATGACGTCGATGATAGTCGGCTACATCCTGAGAAAGCTCCTCGACATGAGTTAA
- a CDS encoding 50S ribosomal protein L34e, translating into MKPMYRSRSWRRKYVRTPGGRTVIHFERKKPKVAHCAMCGRPLNGVPRGRPSELRKLPKTAKRPERPYPNLCPSCMRKVMKAQVRAGIAL; encoded by the coding sequence ATGAAGCCGATGTACAGGTCAAGGTCATGGAGAAGGAAGTACGTCCGCACCCCGGGCGGAAGGACGGTCATACACTTTGAAAGAAAGAAGCCCAAGGTCGCCCACTGCGCCATGTGCGGTAGGCCGCTCAACGGCGTCCCGCGCGGCAGACCGAGCGAGCTCAGGAAGCTCCCGAAGACGGCCAAGAGGCCGGAGAGGCCCTACCCGAACCTCTGCCCGAGCTGCATGAGGAAGGTCATGAAGGCCCAGGTCAGGGCCGGCATCGCCCTCTAA
- the cmk gene encoding (d)CMP kinase, translating to MPKGCLVITVSGLAGSGTTTLCRNLARHYGFKHIYAGLIFRQMAKEMGMTLQEFQEYAELHPEIDREVDRRQVEAANECNVVIEGRLAGWMVKEADLKIWLDAPIMERARRVARREGISVEEAFVQIAEREKGNRKRYLNLYGIDIDDKSIYDLIINTAHWNPDGVFAIVKAAIDHLYPDGDAGSGSNPGNKN from the coding sequence ATGCCAAAGGGCTGCCTCGTGATAACCGTCAGCGGTCTAGCAGGTTCCGGAACCACGACGCTATGCCGGAACCTCGCCAGGCACTATGGATTCAAGCACATATATGCCGGCTTGATATTCCGCCAGATGGCGAAGGAGATGGGTATGACCCTTCAGGAGTTCCAGGAGTACGCCGAGCTTCACCCCGAGATAGACCGCGAGGTTGACAGGAGGCAGGTCGAGGCAGCCAATGAGTGCAACGTCGTTATTGAGGGCCGCCTCGCTGGATGGATGGTGAAGGAGGCGGACCTTAAGATATGGCTTGACGCGCCCATTATGGAGCGCGCGAGGAGGGTTGCCCGCAGGGAGGGCATCTCCGTTGAGGAGGCCTTCGTGCAGATTGCCGAGCGCGAGAAGGGCAACAGGAAAAGGTATTTAAACCTCTACGGGATTGACATCGACGACAAGTCGATTTACGATTTAATCATTAACACCGCCCACTGGAACCCCGATGGCGTCTTCGCTATCGTGAAGGCCGCCATCGACCACCTATACCCCGACGGTGACGCGGGGTCGGGTTCAAACCCGGGCAACAAAAATTAG
- a CDS encoding 50S ribosomal protein L14e, with translation MPAMEVGRIAVVIAGRRAGQKVVVVDVIDRNFVLVTGAGLNKVKRRRMNVKHLEPLPEKVNIERGADDEAVKAALEQAGISLE, from the coding sequence ATGCCAGCTATGGAAGTCGGAAGGATTGCCGTCGTTATCGCCGGAAGGAGGGCCGGACAGAAGGTCGTCGTCGTTGACGTCATCGACAGGAACTTCGTCCTCGTTACCGGCGCTGGACTGAACAAGGTCAAGCGCAGGAGGATGAACGTCAAGCACCTCGAGCCCCTTCCGGAGAAGGTCAACATCGAGCGCGGCGCCGACGACGAGGCCGTCAAGGCAGCCCTTGAGCAGGCTGGAATCAGCCTTGAGTGA
- a CDS encoding RNA-guided pseudouridylation complex pseudouridine synthase subunit Cbf5 — protein MARNEVRKILPADIKREVLVRDDKAETNPKWGFPPEKRPIEMHMQFGIINLDKPPGPTSHEVVAWIKRLLNLNKAGHGGTLDPKVSGVLPVALERATRVVQALLPAGKEYVALMHLHGDVPEEKIRAVMREFEGEIIQRPPLRSAVKRRLRTRKVYYIEVLEIDGRDVLFRVGVEAGTYIRSLIHHLGLALGVGAHMAELRRTRSGPFKEDETLVTLHDLIDYYHFWKEDGIEEYFRKAIQPMEKAVEHLPKVWIRDSAVAAVTYGADLAVPGVVKLNKGIKPGDLVAVMTLKDELVALGKAKMNSQEMLTKSKGIAVDVDKVFMPREWYPKLWAK, from the coding sequence ATGGCGAGGAACGAAGTCAGGAAGATTTTGCCGGCTGATATAAAGCGAGAGGTTCTCGTTAGGGATGACAAGGCTGAGACCAACCCCAAGTGGGGCTTTCCGCCGGAAAAGAGGCCAATTGAGATGCATATGCAGTTCGGTATAATAAACCTCGACAAACCCCCAGGCCCGACGAGCCACGAGGTCGTTGCTTGGATTAAGAGGCTCCTGAACCTTAACAAGGCTGGCCACGGTGGAACCCTCGACCCGAAGGTAAGTGGCGTTCTGCCGGTTGCCCTCGAGAGGGCAACGAGGGTTGTGCAGGCCCTCCTACCTGCGGGAAAGGAATACGTTGCGTTGATGCACCTTCACGGCGACGTTCCTGAAGAGAAGATAAGGGCAGTCATGAGGGAGTTCGAGGGAGAGATAATTCAGAGGCCTCCGCTCAGGAGCGCGGTAAAGAGAAGGCTTAGAACTAGGAAGGTCTACTACATAGAGGTGCTCGAGATAGACGGTAGGGACGTCCTCTTCAGGGTGGGTGTTGAGGCAGGAACCTATATCCGTTCGCTCATTCACCACCTTGGCCTTGCCCTCGGTGTCGGTGCCCACATGGCCGAGCTGAGGAGAACGAGGAGTGGCCCCTTCAAGGAGGATGAAACACTAGTGACACTCCACGACCTCATCGACTACTACCACTTCTGGAAGGAGGACGGCATTGAAGAATACTTCAGGAAGGCCATCCAACCGATGGAGAAGGCCGTGGAACATCTGCCCAAGGTATGGATTAGGGACTCTGCCGTTGCGGCCGTAACGTATGGTGCCGACTTGGCCGTCCCTGGCGTTGTCAAGCTGAACAAGGGAATAAAGCCCGGTGATCTGGTTGCAGTGATGACCCTCAAGGACGAGCTGGTGGCCCTCGGAAAGGCCAAAATGAACAGCCAGGAGATGCTCACCAAGAGCAAGGGCATAGCCGTCGACGTCGACAAGGTCTTCATGCCGAGGGAGTGGTACCCCAAACTTTGGGCCAAGTGA
- a CDS encoding class I SAM-dependent methyltransferase encodes MSHYYSEEPGTPLKTKTIEVCIRGHCFKFITASGVFSFGKLDRGTELLIESMVLDEGWRVLDLGCGYGAIGIVASRFVDYVVMTDVNRRAVNIARKNLKINGVRNAEVRWGSLYEPVKGEKFDTIITNPPVHAGKEVLREIVINAPRHLNDGGLLQLVIKTKQGAKYIKALMDDHFTEVRELAKGSGYRVYAGIA; translated from the coding sequence ATGAGCCACTACTACTCGGAAGAGCCAGGCACACCGCTGAAGACGAAGACGATCGAGGTCTGCATTAGAGGCCACTGTTTCAAGTTCATCACAGCGAGCGGGGTCTTTTCCTTTGGGAAGCTCGATAGGGGAACGGAACTGCTCATCGAGAGCATGGTTCTCGATGAGGGCTGGCGCGTCCTGGACCTGGGCTGCGGCTACGGTGCGATAGGCATCGTTGCATCCCGCTTCGTGGACTACGTAGTCATGACCGATGTGAACAGAAGGGCAGTGAACATAGCGAGGAAAAATTTAAAAATCAACGGCGTTAGAAACGCCGAGGTGAGATGGGGGAGCCTCTACGAGCCAGTTAAGGGGGAAAAGTTCGATACAATCATCACTAACCCCCCGGTGCACGCGGGAAAGGAAGTCCTGAGGGAAATAGTTATAAACGCTCCCCGGCATCTCAACGATGGAGGCCTCCTGCAGCTCGTTATTAAAACCAAGCAGGGGGCAAAGTATATTAAGGCTCTAATGGATGACCACTTCACCGAAGTGAGAGAGCTGGCGAAGGGGAGCGGCTACCGCGTGTATGCCGGGATCGCCTAG
- a CDS encoding 30S ribosomal protein S13, with the protein MTDNFRHIVRVAGVDLDGNKQLRLALTGIRGVGINFATMVLRVAGIDPYMKTGYLTDEQVKTIEKILEDPVAHGIPAWAVNRPKDYETGKDMHLITAKLVMAWREDVNRLRRIRAYRGIRHELGLPLRGQRTRSNFRHGSTLGVSRRKK; encoded by the coding sequence ATGACGGACAATTTCAGACACATCGTCCGTGTAGCGGGAGTTGATTTGGACGGAAATAAGCAGCTGAGACTGGCCCTCACGGGCATAAGGGGAGTTGGCATAAACTTCGCGACCATGGTGCTCAGGGTTGCAGGGATCGACCCGTACATGAAGACCGGTTACCTCACCGACGAGCAGGTCAAGACCATAGAGAAGATCCTCGAAGACCCGGTCGCCCACGGAATCCCGGCCTGGGCAGTCAACAGGCCGAAGGACTACGAGACCGGTAAGGACATGCACCTCATAACCGCCAAGCTCGTCATGGCCTGGCGTGAGGACGTCAACAGGCTCAGGCGCATAAGGGCCTACCGCGGCATAAGGCACGAGCTTGGACTGCCGCTCCGCGGTCAGAGGACCAGGTCGAACTTCAGGCACGGAAGCACCCTCGGTGTCAGCAGAAGGAAGAAGTGA
- a CDS encoding 30S ribosomal protein S4: MGDPKRQRKRYETPSHPWIKERLDRERVLMRKYALKNKKELWRHETQLKEFRRRARRLLAARGKQAEIEKVQLLQRLNRLGLLPADAVLDDVLSLTVEDVLDRRLQTLVFKKGLARTIRQARQLIVHGHIEVNGQVIRSPGYLVLKEEEDTITYSKTSPFAKESHPERMVIEQAKQGGEA; encoded by the coding sequence ATGGGAGACCCAAAGAGGCAGAGAAAGAGGTATGAGACTCCCTCTCACCCGTGGATTAAGGAGAGGCTCGACCGCGAGAGAGTCCTCATGAGGAAGTACGCCCTCAAGAACAAGAAGGAACTCTGGAGGCACGAGACCCAGCTTAAGGAGTTCAGGCGTAGGGCAAGGCGGCTCCTTGCAGCCCGTGGAAAGCAGGCTGAGATCGAGAAGGTCCAGCTCCTCCAGAGGCTCAACAGGCTCGGCCTCCTTCCGGCCGACGCTGTGCTTGATGACGTTCTCTCCCTTACCGTTGAGGACGTCCTCGACAGGCGCCTTCAGACCCTCGTCTTCAAGAAGGGCCTCGCCAGGACCATCAGGCAGGCCAGGCAGCTCATAGTCCACGGCCACATCGAGGTCAACGGGCAGGTCATCCGCTCTCCGGGATACCTCGTCCTCAAGGAGGAGGAAGACACCATAACCTACTCGAAGACCTCTCCTTTCGCCAAGGAGAGCCACCCCGAGAGGATGGTTATTGAACAGGCCAAGCAGGGTGGTGAGGCATGA
- a CDS encoding 30S ribosomal protein S11 encodes MSEEQTQQVNIKKKEKWGVAHIYSSYNNTIIHITDLTGAETVSRWSGGMVVKADRDEPSPYAAMIAARRAAEEAMEKGFTGVHIKVRAPGGSKSKSPGPGAQAAIRALARAGLRIGRVEDVTPIPHDGTRPKGGRRGRRV; translated from the coding sequence ATGAGCGAGGAACAGACCCAGCAGGTTAACATAAAGAAGAAGGAGAAGTGGGGCGTTGCCCACATCTACTCCTCATACAACAACACGATAATCCACATCACCGACCTCACCGGGGCCGAGACGGTCAGCAGGTGGAGCGGTGGTATGGTCGTCAAGGCCGACAGGGACGAGCCCTCGCCCTACGCGGCTATGATAGCCGCCAGGAGGGCCGCCGAGGAGGCCATGGAGAAGGGCTTCACCGGCGTCCACATCAAGGTCCGCGCCCCCGGTGGGAGCAAGAGCAAGAGTCCCGGTCCGGGTGCCCAGGCTGCCATCCGTGCCCTCGCCAGGGCCGGTTTGAGGATAGGAAGGGTTGAGGACGTCACCCCGATTCCGCACGACGGCACCAGGCCGAAGGGCGGAAGAAGGGGCAGGCGCGTCTGA
- a CDS encoding DNA-directed RNA polymerase subunit D, whose product MEPKFQILEKREDSIKFIVEGIDVPFANALRRTILADVPTFAVDEVEFFENDSALFDEIIAHRIGMIPLTTPVERFSLDALELDDYTVTLSLEAEGPGMVYSGDMKSDDEGVKPANPNIPIVKLAEGQRLTLNAYAKLGRGKDHAKWQPGFVYYKYLTKIHVSKEVPDWKELKELAERRGLPVEETEGELIITTIKAFYLPRKFEAYEGDKIREEVVPNAFVFTVETNGELPVEEIVSIALKILMRKSDRFINELHKLAD is encoded by the coding sequence ATGGAGCCAAAATTCCAGATTCTTGAGAAAAGGGAGGACTCGATTAAGTTTATCGTCGAGGGAATCGACGTCCCCTTCGCGAACGCCCTCAGGAGGACGATCCTCGCCGACGTTCCTACATTTGCCGTTGATGAGGTCGAGTTCTTCGAGAACGATTCGGCCCTCTTCGACGAGATAATCGCCCACAGGATCGGTATGATTCCGCTCACTACCCCGGTTGAGAGGTTTTCGCTCGATGCACTCGAGCTTGACGACTACACCGTTACCCTCTCCCTCGAGGCTGAGGGACCGGGTATGGTGTACTCTGGCGACATGAAGAGCGACGACGAGGGCGTTAAGCCCGCCAATCCGAACATCCCGATAGTTAAACTCGCCGAGGGGCAGAGGCTTACCCTCAACGCCTACGCCAAGCTTGGACGCGGCAAGGATCACGCCAAGTGGCAGCCGGGCTTCGTCTACTACAAGTATCTCACGAAGATACATGTTAGCAAGGAAGTCCCTGACTGGAAGGAGCTGAAGGAGCTTGCCGAGAGGCGCGGTCTTCCGGTTGAAGAAACCGAAGGCGAGCTGATCATAACTACCATCAAGGCCTTCTACCTGCCTAGGAAGTTCGAGGCCTACGAGGGTGATAAGATACGGGAAGAGGTAGTGCCCAACGCGTTCGTCTTCACCGTGGAGACCAACGGAGAACTCCCCGTTGAGGAAATTGTGAGCATAGCCCTCAAAATCCTCATGAGGAAGAGCGATAGATTTATAAACGAGCTTCATAAATTAGCCGACTGA
- a CDS encoding 50S ribosomal protein L18e — MVKRTGPTDINLRRLIRYLRKKSNEEGVKIWKDIAWRLERPRRQRAEVNVSRINRYTKEGDVVVVPGSVLGAGKLEHKVTVAAWKVSETAKKKIVEAGGEVLTIEELIERNPKGSGVTIME, encoded by the coding sequence ATGGTTAAGAGAACAGGACCCACTGACATCAACCTGAGGAGGCTCATCCGCTACCTCAGAAAGAAGTCGAACGAGGAAGGGGTTAAGATATGGAAGGACATCGCCTGGCGCCTTGAGAGGCCCAGGAGGCAGAGGGCTGAAGTGAACGTCAGCAGGATCAACCGCTACACCAAGGAGGGCGACGTTGTCGTCGTCCCGGGAAGCGTCCTTGGAGCAGGAAAGCTCGAGCACAAGGTCACCGTTGCCGCCTGGAAGGTCAGCGAGACGGCCAAGAAGAAGATAGTTGAGGCCGGTGGAGAGGTCCTCACCATTGAGGAGCTCATCGAGAGAAACCCGAAGGGTAGTGGAGTAACCATAATGGAGTGA